A region from the Pseudomonas sp. P8_229 genome encodes:
- a CDS encoding DUF883 family protein, which yields MARKSSVQAAEDQIKDQAFSELQALIEESDKLLKSSASLVGEEAETLRGQIALKLQQALDSVSSVRDRTKPAVDATENYIGGHPWQTVAISAGFGLVVGLLLGRR from the coding sequence ATGGCCCGCAAATCCAGCGTGCAAGCCGCCGAAGACCAAATCAAGGATCAGGCGTTCAGCGAACTTCAGGCTCTGATCGAAGAGTCCGACAAACTGCTCAAGAGCAGTGCCTCACTGGTCGGCGAGGAAGCGGAGACCCTGCGCGGGCAAATCGCCCTGAAACTGCAACAGGCGCTGGACTCGGTTTCCAGCGTGCGCGATCGCACCAAACCGGCCGTTGATGCCACCGAAAACTACATCGGCGGCCATCCTTGGCAGACCGTCGCGATCTCCGCCGGTTTCGGCCTGGTGGTCGGCTTGTTGCTCGGTCGCCGCTGA
- a CDS encoding carbon-nitrogen hydrolase family protein: MPKSIVAALQVGALPGGKGETLEQILSWEGAISESGAALVVMPEALLGGYPKGEGFGTQLGYRLPEGREAYARYFANAIDVPGAETEALAGLSARTGANLVIGVIERAGSTLYCTALYFDPQAGLVAKHRKLMPTGTERLIWGKGDGSTLPVLDSQVGRLGAVVCWENMMPLLRTAMYAKGIEVWCAPTVDEREMWQVSMRHIAHEGRCFVVSACQVQASPNELGVEIANWPADRPLIAGGSVIVGPMGEVLAGPLRGEAGLLTAQIDTDELVRARYDYDVVGHYARPDVFELSVDERAKPGVRFTA, from the coding sequence ATGCCCAAATCAATTGTTGCCGCCCTGCAGGTCGGCGCCTTGCCCGGTGGCAAAGGTGAAACCCTGGAACAGATCCTGAGTTGGGAGGGCGCGATCAGCGAGTCCGGCGCGGCGTTGGTGGTGATGCCTGAAGCGCTGCTCGGTGGCTACCCGAAAGGCGAGGGCTTTGGCACTCAGTTGGGCTACCGCTTGCCCGAGGGGCGCGAGGCCTATGCCCGTTACTTCGCCAACGCCATCGATGTACCGGGAGCGGAAACGGAAGCGTTGGCCGGCCTGTCGGCACGCACCGGGGCCAATCTGGTGATCGGCGTGATCGAGCGCGCCGGCAGCACGCTGTATTGCACGGCGTTGTATTTCGATCCGCAGGCGGGGCTGGTGGCCAAACACCGCAAACTGATGCCGACCGGCACCGAACGGCTGATCTGGGGCAAGGGCGACGGCTCGACGCTGCCGGTGCTCGACAGTCAGGTCGGGCGTCTTGGTGCCGTGGTCTGCTGGGAAAACATGATGCCGCTGCTGCGCACGGCGATGTACGCCAAAGGGATTGAGGTCTGGTGCGCGCCGACGGTGGATGAGCGCGAGATGTGGCAGGTCAGCATGCGCCATATCGCTCACGAGGGCCGCTGTTTTGTGGTCAGCGCCTGTCAGGTGCAGGCCTCGCCGAATGAGCTGGGCGTGGAGATCGCCAACTGGCCGGCGGATCGGCCGTTGATTGCCGGCGGCAGCGTGATTGTCGGGCCGATGGGCGAAGTGTTGGCAGGGCCATTGCGCGGCGAGGCAGGATTGCTGACGGCGCAAATCGATACCGATGAATTGGTTCGTGCGCGCTATGACTACGATGTGGTCGGCCACTATGCACGGCCGGATGTGTTCGAGTTGAGTGTTGATGAACGCGCC
- a CDS encoding LysR family transcriptional regulator, translated as MSHMNIANIDLNLLKVFEALHEESSASRAALRLGVTQSAVSAALRRLREVYGDQLFVRTGRGLAPTLKANQLKPVVSEALNKCRQSLAMVDPAAHHYEGRSVTVGLSDDFEIAYGRRLIEEIARSAPKLRLIFRQTHSQIVARALMERSIDLAITAGGFAERLLSRQVLAEGDYACLVDPGSLTAGQQSIDLQEFVARDHILVSSGGFIGITDEGLAALGLSRRVCASTTHFAALPHLLKGSAAVATIPTHAAQAIAALSGLVLLPCPLALPRYPIELGWRTGTQIDPVVIKVREAIVTAFNTP; from the coding sequence ATGAGCCATATGAATATCGCCAATATTGACCTCAACCTGCTGAAAGTCTTCGAAGCCCTGCATGAAGAGTCCAGCGCCAGCCGTGCGGCGCTGCGTCTGGGCGTGACGCAATCGGCGGTCAGCGCAGCGTTGCGCCGCTTGCGTGAGGTGTATGGCGATCAGTTGTTCGTACGCACCGGTCGCGGACTGGCGCCGACGCTCAAGGCCAATCAACTGAAACCGGTGGTCAGCGAGGCGCTGAACAAATGCCGGCAAAGTCTGGCGATGGTCGACCCGGCGGCGCATCACTACGAGGGCCGCTCGGTGACGGTGGGCCTGTCGGATGATTTTGAAATCGCTTATGGCCGGCGTCTGATCGAAGAAATTGCCCGCAGCGCACCCAAGCTGCGGCTGATCTTCCGCCAGACCCACAGCCAGATCGTCGCCCGCGCCCTGATGGAGCGCAGCATTGACCTGGCGATCACCGCCGGCGGATTTGCCGAACGCCTGCTCAGTCGTCAGGTCTTGGCTGAAGGGGATTATGCGTGCCTGGTCGACCCGGGCAGCCTGACGGCCGGGCAACAATCGATTGATCTGCAGGAATTTGTCGCCCGCGATCACATTCTGGTGTCTTCGGGAGGTTTTATCGGTATCACCGATGAGGGCTTGGCGGCACTGGGCCTGAGCCGCCGGGTCTGCGCTTCGACCACGCACTTTGCGGCACTGCCGCATCTGCTCAAAGGCAGCGCCGCGGTGGCAACGATCCCGACCCACGCCGCCCAGGCCATCGCCGCCCTCAGCGGACTGGTCTTGCTGCCCTGCCCCCTGGCCCTGCCGCGTTACCCGATCGAACTGGGCTGGCGCACCGGCACGCAGATCGATCCGGTGGTGATCAAGGTGCGCGAGGCGATCGTGACGGCATTCAACACGCCGTAA